From the Halorhabdus utahensis DSM 12940 genome, one window contains:
- a CDS encoding helix-turn-helix transcriptional regulator encodes MSPSVRVVAALLALLTIFGGSAVVVAQPGGPASGSMADVSTAETLNASTTIWIELGEGGDAHWNVSMVATLPDQAAVDSFRDLATSFRANESDVLPTATFRRYVRLADNSTSRDMQLTDVERNATLGNGTGRLELSFTWEKFGRRDGSTVHVAAAFTGPDGLWLKGLTADQQLVVAVPESFDITSAPKGYTNRTIRWDGPTTFQPADFEITYDVNPTPPDTPTRTAGPTTPTATPTPTTPTTEPTTSTETTVTGPSQGGGISPVAIIVALVAVIAGGVYLSRHGDLLPSSSAADDDGATARTDGDDQPDGSPPGDSGTTAESGEDTATESGGDTATESGGDATTEAGGDTATESGGDVDSETSGTEDDQPPLDGELLSDEEYVEALIDRNGGRMKQANIVTETGWSNAKVSQLLSAMAEAGRVEKLRIGRENLISLPDDDGDGD; translated from the coding sequence ATGTCCCCGTCTGTGCGAGTCGTCGCCGCACTCCTCGCCCTCCTGACGATCTTCGGGGGTAGTGCTGTCGTCGTCGCCCAACCGGGTGGTCCCGCCAGCGGCTCGATGGCAGACGTTTCGACCGCCGAGACGCTCAACGCCTCGACCACGATCTGGATCGAACTCGGTGAAGGGGGTGACGCTCACTGGAACGTGTCGATGGTCGCCACGCTGCCCGACCAGGCGGCAGTTGATTCCTTCCGGGACCTCGCCACGTCCTTCCGGGCAAACGAGAGTGACGTCCTGCCGACGGCGACGTTCCGCCGGTACGTCCGACTCGCGGACAACTCGACCAGTCGAGACATGCAACTGACCGACGTGGAACGCAACGCCACGCTGGGAAACGGGACTGGGCGTCTCGAACTATCATTCACCTGGGAGAAATTCGGCCGACGTGACGGATCGACGGTCCACGTTGCAGCGGCGTTCACCGGGCCCGACGGCCTGTGGCTCAAGGGGCTGACTGCCGATCAACAGCTCGTCGTTGCCGTCCCCGAGTCTTTCGACATCACGAGCGCGCCCAAGGGGTACACGAATCGGACGATACGGTGGGACGGACCGACGACGTTCCAACCAGCCGACTTCGAGATCACCTACGACGTCAACCCCACCCCGCCGGACACGCCCACCCGGACGGCCGGGCCGACGACACCCACGGCGACCCCGACGCCGACCACGCCGACGACTGAGCCGACCACGTCGACCGAGACGACGGTGACAGGCCCGTCTCAGGGTGGTGGAATATCCCCGGTGGCGATCATCGTCGCCCTGGTCGCCGTGATTGCGGGCGGCGTGTATCTCTCCCGTCATGGCGATCTGCTCCCGTCGAGTTCAGCTGCCGATGACGACGGAGCGACGGCCCGGACGGACGGTGACGACCAGCCGGACGGTTCGCCGCCCGGCGACTCGGGTACCACCGCTGAGTCCGGTGAGGATACAGCCACTGAGTCCGGCGGGGATACAGCCACTGAGTCCGGCGGGGATGCAACCACTGAGGCCGGCGGGGATACAGCCACTGAGTCCGGCGGGGATGTTGACTCGGAGACGAGTGGGACCGAGGACGACCAGCCGCCGCTCGATGGGGAGTTGCTGAGCGACGAGGAGTACGTCGAGGCGCTCATCGACCGGAACGGCGGCCGGATGAAACAGGCGAACATCGTCACCGAGACCGGGTGGTCGAACGCGAAAGTCTCGCAGTTGCTTTCGGCGATGGCCGAGGCGGGCCGCGTCGAGAAACTCCGCATCGGTCGGGAAAACCTGATTTCGCTCCCGGACGATGACGGTGACGGCGACTGA
- a CDS encoding DUF7094 domain-containing protein, with translation MRRPPSIVTLLSTLLVVVAIFGAGSALAATAGDDPGTPHAVTTENDTVGRLTVPDGAATGESATADLSSALSGQQERLQSTLQTGQFRSAFESARNESAKSAVIDATLDRLEARAMTLRDQRQTAIQSFTRDEMTSSELFRELARIRIASEEINQQVAVLETVVQESSVVSLSDDATATLAAIDGEVITLQGPITARLTASLRGIAPPRSIGVISSESGAVLTAIDGGTFLREATLWSERLDSGANQFEQGDTAPLSRAYQQVQGAYPWAVENLVSGLSVTGFGESTVYAVELTHSHGDLQTYLDGRTTNVFYEVQQLQLSSLPTGTVAANTTDGVLLEVNATAVGPSAVTVRNATTGKRVIAEITVETATRNRSTIGSRLWLLETDETRTITARRPDGTTVAVTVGS, from the coding sequence ATGCGCAGGCCCCCGTCTATCGTCACGCTCCTCTCGACCCTCCTCGTCGTCGTGGCTATCTTCGGGGCCGGTTCCGCACTGGCCGCGACAGCCGGCGACGATCCGGGCACCCCCCACGCAGTGACGACCGAGAACGATACCGTCGGACGGCTCACCGTCCCGGACGGGGCGGCGACCGGCGAGTCCGCCACAGCAGATCTGTCGAGCGCGCTGTCCGGCCAACAGGAACGGCTGCAATCGACCCTCCAAACAGGACAGTTCAGGAGCGCCTTCGAGTCCGCCCGGAACGAGTCCGCAAAGTCCGCAGTCATCGACGCGACGCTCGATCGCCTCGAAGCGCGAGCAATGACGCTACGAGATCAACGCCAGACTGCAATCCAGTCTTTCACCCGGGACGAGATGACCAGTTCCGAACTGTTCCGTGAGCTTGCCCGGATTCGGATCGCGTCCGAGGAGATCAACCAACAGGTCGCTGTCCTCGAAACAGTCGTTCAGGAGTCCTCGGTGGTCTCACTCTCCGACGACGCCACGGCAACCCTAGCCGCCATCGATGGCGAAGTTATCACGTTGCAGGGGCCGATCACAGCGCGACTCACAGCAAGTCTCCGAGGGATCGCACCCCCACGATCGATCGGCGTCATCAGTAGCGAGTCGGGTGCCGTCCTCACGGCAATCGACGGCGGAACGTTCCTGCGTGAGGCGACGCTCTGGAGCGAGCGTCTCGATTCCGGAGCCAACCAGTTCGAGCAGGGAGACACGGCCCCACTTTCGAGAGCTTACCAGCAGGTCCAGGGCGCGTATCCGTGGGCCGTCGAGAACCTGGTCTCGGGGCTGAGTGTCACCGGCTTCGGCGAGTCGACGGTCTACGCCGTCGAACTCACCCACAGCCACGGCGACCTCCAGACGTATCTCGACGGCCGGACGACGAACGTCTTCTATGAGGTTCAACAGCTGCAGTTATCGAGTCTGCCCACGGGGACAGTCGCGGCGAACACGACCGACGGAGTCCTGCTGGAAGTGAATGCGACCGCAGTCGGACCCAGCGCGGTCACGGTACGGAACGCAACGACCGGCAAGCGAGTGATCGCCGAGATCACCGTCGAGACCGCGACACGGAACCGATCGACGATCGGAAGTCGGCTCTGGCTCCTCGAAACGGACGAAACACGGACTATCACGGCTCGTCGCCCTGATGGAACGACGGTGGCAGTCACAGTCGGTTCGTGA
- a CDS encoding DUF7266 family protein has translation MADRAVSPVVGVILMVALTVLFGATVGTMVLGTATPDRGTTVRLSANADAAGNTIALTHEGGDPIDVSTIDVAITVDGTPLDDQPPVPFFAATGFVSGPTGPFNSRSTGEWTAGETATLELATTNDPLLTEDVRVTVTVSEADTVLARLETTAA, from the coding sequence ATGGCTGACCGTGCCGTCTCCCCCGTCGTCGGCGTCATCCTGATGGTGGCCCTGACCGTGCTGTTCGGGGCGACCGTCGGGACCATGGTACTCGGGACGGCCACGCCCGACCGCGGGACGACAGTTCGACTCTCGGCGAATGCCGACGCGGCGGGGAACACGATCGCACTCACGCACGAGGGCGGTGACCCGATCGACGTCTCGACGATCGACGTGGCGATCACCGTCGACGGAACGCCTCTCGACGACCAGCCGCCGGTCCCGTTCTTCGCGGCGACGGGGTTCGTGAGCGGCCCGACCGGCCCGTTCAACAGCAGGTCGACGGGCGAGTGGACTGCCGGCGAGACCGCGACCCTCGAACTCGCCACGACGAACGACCCACTACTCACAGAAGACGTGCGCGTGACGGTCACCGTCTCAGAGGCGGACACCGTACTCGCCAGACTCGAAACGACCGCAGCGTAG
- a CDS encoding methyltransferase domain-containing protein, with amino-acid sequence MGILEDKSRARLFYKYLSRVYDRVNPFIWNERMRTEALDLLDIDADDRVLDVGCGTGFGTEGILEHTDDVYGLDQSPHQLEKATTKLGDDPVQFCFGDAERLPFADDSFDVVWSSGSIEYWPNPVSALRECRRVARPGGQVLVVGPNYPRSSIFQKLADAIMLFYDAEDADRMFAEAGFDDVEHVTMGPGYNPEIAITTVARVPA; translated from the coding sequence ATGGGCATCCTCGAAGACAAGTCGCGGGCACGGCTGTTTTATAAGTACCTCTCGCGGGTCTACGACCGCGTAAACCCCTTCATCTGGAACGAACGGATGCGCACCGAGGCACTGGACCTCCTCGACATCGACGCCGACGATCGCGTCCTCGACGTCGGGTGTGGAACCGGGTTCGGGACCGAAGGCATTCTCGAACACACCGACGACGTCTACGGGCTCGATCAGAGTCCCCACCAGCTCGAGAAAGCCACGACGAAACTCGGTGACGATCCCGTCCAGTTCTGTTTCGGTGATGCCGAACGCCTGCCGTTCGCGGACGATTCTTTCGACGTGGTCTGGTCATCGGGGTCGATCGAATATTGGCCCAACCCTGTCAGTGCACTCCGGGAGTGTCGCCGCGTCGCCCGACCCGGCGGGCAGGTGCTCGTCGTCGGCCCGAACTACCCGCGGTCGTCAATCTTCCAGAAACTCGCGGACGCGATCATGCTGTTTTACGACGCCGAGGACGCCGACCGGATGTTCGCCGAGGCTGGCTTCGACGATGTCGAACACGTCACCATGGGGCCGGGCTACAATCCGGAGATCGCGATCACGACTGTCGCGCGCGTCCCGGCCTGA
- the ahaH gene encoding ATP synthase archaeal subunit H, whose protein sequence is MPRPEVLDRIKEAEREADEIVAEAEEEREQRLEEARERAEEIREQAHTDADELAEERLADAREEIDAEREAILEDGTEQRERLESQAEDRVDDVVDDVLEAFAEEVHAQT, encoded by the coding sequence ATGCCCAGGCCCGAGGTTCTCGACCGCATCAAGGAGGCCGAGCGGGAAGCTGACGAAATCGTCGCCGAGGCCGAAGAGGAGCGTGAACAGCGCCTCGAGGAGGCGCGCGAACGGGCCGAGGAGATCCGTGAGCAGGCCCACACAGACGCAGACGAGTTAGCAGAGGAGCGACTCGCAGACGCGCGCGAGGAGATCGATGCCGAACGCGAGGCGATCCTCGAGGACGGAACCGAACAACGGGAGCGACTCGAATCCCAGGCCGAGGACCGCGTCGACGACGTCGTCGACGACGTCCTCGAGGCCTTCGCGGAGGAGGTACATGCTCAGACCTGA
- a CDS encoding V-type ATP synthase subunit I, whose product MLRPERMSRVSVAGAKRVMTDVIETVHDLDVLHITEYDGSFEGFDPGDPTDGADDASDKLVTVRALESTLGVEPEDAGPTRLVTDEALESDLEEIRQEVNELDDRRDALRNDIRDVAEDIERMEFFVDLGIDLDLLAGYDSLSVAVGNGDPDSVEAALESADAFDATEVFGEGTTLAAFAYPADDEALEDALVGTDFAAVEVPDGDGDPETYLSELRHRRQQLNSRLSTVENEFEELKLDVGGFLLAAEEKLTVEVQKREAPLTFATTDNAFVAEGWIPTEDVDRFESELRSAVGDHLEIDELERADYDDEGHPTEREPVEGAGGQEADESAEEVAADGGQTVGPLTMSEGHPPVVQDNPGGIKPFESLVEVINRPKYSELDPTLALFLSFPLFFGFMIGDLGYGVLYFIAGYGIWSRLDNPTLKSLGGVGMWAGGFTAVFGVLYGEIFGLHQLGEIVWNGHPPIHKGLQPHYVAFAQAWLVASLVAGVLHLIVGRVIDFANNLHHGLWEAFAESGSWIMLTAGLWLWVFSTQASGPKPDFMFSAFGSGEAAAIPLGFTGFSPTVGTVGLVLAVVGFALAIYAEGGIALVESITQAFGHVVSYTRLAAVLLAKAGMALVVNLLVFGATLHNGEFHFIFFMEGAPNPDYVVFAGLVNGSEPVMIALGWIAGIVVLVAGHLVVLVLGVSSAGLQAVRLEYVEFFGKFYEGGGTAYRPFGHEREYTAAD is encoded by the coding sequence ATGCTCAGACCTGAGCGGATGAGCCGGGTCTCGGTCGCCGGCGCAAAGCGCGTGATGACCGACGTCATCGAGACCGTCCACGACCTCGATGTCCTCCACATCACGGAGTACGACGGTTCCTTCGAGGGGTTCGACCCTGGCGACCCGACCGACGGGGCCGACGACGCCTCGGACAAGCTCGTGACGGTCCGGGCGCTCGAATCGACGCTCGGGGTCGAACCCGAGGACGCCGGCCCGACCCGGCTGGTGACCGACGAAGCCCTCGAATCGGACCTCGAGGAGATCCGCCAGGAAGTCAACGAACTCGACGACCGGCGCGACGCGCTCCGAAACGACATCCGGGACGTCGCGGAGGACATCGAGCGAATGGAGTTCTTCGTCGACCTCGGCATCGACCTGGATCTGCTCGCCGGGTACGACTCGCTGTCGGTCGCCGTCGGCAACGGGGATCCGGACAGTGTCGAAGCGGCGCTCGAATCGGCCGACGCCTTCGACGCCACCGAGGTGTTCGGCGAGGGCACGACGCTCGCGGCGTTCGCCTATCCGGCCGACGACGAGGCGCTCGAAGACGCACTCGTCGGGACCGACTTCGCGGCCGTCGAGGTTCCCGACGGCGACGGGGATCCCGAGACGTATCTCAGCGAACTACGACATCGCCGCCAGCAACTCAACTCGCGGCTCTCGACGGTCGAAAACGAGTTCGAGGAACTCAAACTCGACGTGGGCGGGTTCCTGCTGGCGGCCGAGGAGAAACTCACCGTCGAGGTCCAAAAGCGGGAAGCGCCGCTGACGTTCGCGACGACGGACAACGCCTTCGTCGCCGAGGGCTGGATCCCGACAGAGGACGTCGACCGCTTCGAGTCGGAACTCCGGTCGGCTGTCGGCGATCATCTCGAGATCGACGAGCTCGAGCGCGCCGACTACGATGACGAGGGCCATCCCACCGAGCGAGAGCCGGTCGAGGGCGCTGGTGGGCAAGAGGCGGACGAGTCGGCCGAGGAGGTCGCCGCGGACGGCGGCCAGACTGTCGGCCCGCTCACGATGAGCGAGGGACACCCGCCCGTCGTCCAGGACAATCCCGGCGGGATCAAGCCCTTCGAGTCGCTGGTCGAGGTCATCAACCGGCCGAAGTACAGCGAGCTCGACCCGACGCTCGCGCTGTTTCTCTCGTTCCCACTGTTCTTCGGGTTCATGATCGGCGACCTCGGGTACGGAGTCCTGTACTTCATCGCGGGGTATGGCATCTGGAGCCGACTGGACAATCCGACACTGAAGAGTCTCGGTGGCGTCGGCATGTGGGCCGGCGGCTTCACTGCCGTCTTTGGCGTGCTGTACGGCGAGATCTTCGGGCTCCACCAGCTCGGCGAGATCGTCTGGAACGGCCACCCGCCGATCCACAAGGGCCTCCAGCCCCACTACGTCGCCTTCGCCCAGGCGTGGCTGGTGGCGAGTCTCGTCGCCGGCGTACTCCACCTGATCGTCGGCCGGGTCATCGACTTCGCGAACAATCTCCACCACGGGCTGTGGGAGGCCTTCGCCGAGAGCGGCTCCTGGATCATGCTCACCGCCGGGCTCTGGCTGTGGGTGTTCAGCACGCAGGCCAGTGGCCCCAAGCCCGACTTCATGTTCAGTGCCTTCGGCAGCGGCGAGGCGGCGGCCATCCCGCTCGGGTTCACCGGGTTCTCGCCGACCGTCGGGACGGTCGGACTGGTGTTGGCTGTCGTCGGGTTCGCGCTGGCGATCTACGCCGAGGGCGGGATCGCCCTGGTCGAGAGCATCACGCAGGCGTTCGGTCACGTGGTGTCCTACACCCGGCTGGCGGCCGTCCTGCTGGCGAAAGCCGGCATGGCGCTGGTCGTCAACCTGCTGGTGTTCGGTGCGACGCTGCACAACGGTGAGTTTCACTTCATCTTCTTCATGGAGGGCGCGCCCAATCCCGACTACGTCGTCTTCGCGGGTCTGGTCAACGGGAGCGAGCCCGTGATGATCGCGCTTGGCTGGATCGCCGGCATCGTCGTCCTGGTGGCCGGCCACCTGGTCGTGCTGGTGCTCGGCGTCTCCTCGGCCGGCCTCCAGGCCGTCCGTCTCGAATACGTGGAGTTCTTCGGGAAGTTCTACGAGGGCGGCGGGACGGCGTATCGGCCGTTCGGGCACGAGCGCGAGTACACGGCTGCGGATTGA
- a CDS encoding V-type ATP synthase subunit E produces MSLETVVEDIREQARSRAREITEAADEQAESIVSEAEDDAESIVADREREIERQIAQERERRLSSAKLEAKQERLNARREVLETVRDQVEDGLATLEGDRRETLTRELLEDALEEFEGSEVRVFGRSEDAELLESILADYDASLAGDVDCLGGVVVESDQSRVRVNNTFDSVLEDVWEDQIKAISDRLFEDTDVDGDLAADAETTEQ; encoded by the coding sequence ATGAGCCTCGAAACGGTCGTCGAAGACATCCGGGAGCAAGCCCGTTCGCGTGCGAGAGAGATCACGGAGGCCGCTGACGAGCAAGCCGAATCGATCGTCAGCGAGGCCGAGGACGACGCCGAGTCGATCGTCGCCGACCGTGAGCGCGAGATCGAACGCCAGATCGCCCAGGAGCGCGAGCGCCGGCTCTCCAGTGCCAAACTCGAAGCCAAACAGGAGCGGCTCAACGCACGCCGGGAAGTCCTCGAAACGGTTCGCGACCAGGTCGAAGACGGGCTCGCAACCCTCGAGGGGGACCGACGCGAGACGTTGACCCGCGAGCTCCTCGAGGACGCGCTCGAAGAGTTCGAGGGGAGCGAGGTGCGCGTCTTCGGACGGTCCGAGGACGCCGAGTTGCTCGAATCGATCCTCGCGGACTACGACGCGTCCCTGGCAGGCGACGTGGACTGTCTCGGCGGCGTGGTCGTCGAGAGTGACCAGTCCAGGGTCAGGGTGAACAACACGTTCGACTCGGTACTCGAGGACGTCTGGGAGGATCAGATCAAGGCGATCAGCGATCGCCTCTTCGAAGACACCGACGTCGACGGCGACCTCGCCGCCGACGCCGAGACAACCGAGCAATGA
- a CDS encoding V-type ATP synthase subunit C: MSPMRNPSGAKSNYEYVVARVRSRRASLFDEDDYRKLVRMGTGEIARFMEESEYEREMNALGSRHSGVDLIEYALTRNMAKHFEDLLSWSEGQLYDYVARYLRKFDAWNVKTALRGIYSEADAEAIEADFIRAGELTEEDLDQLATAESIEGVIERLEGTIFQEPLEDAFEEFEGTGLLVPLENAVDRTFYEALLAGLPDTAETGSAIGYYLEFLRAEIDFRNLRNALRLVRTGADMDPAEYYIEGGQLFDAAEVRQLVENEEQLLDHIRESQYGSELSSALDALDSAEELIGFEHAIDAALLEYADRLSYRYPVSITAVLSYVLAKEREIDNIRAIARGTESGLSPEEIQRELVML; encoded by the coding sequence ATGAGTCCCATGAGAAACCCCAGCGGAGCGAAAAGCAACTACGAGTACGTGGTCGCTCGGGTTCGCTCCCGGCGAGCCTCGCTGTTCGACGAGGACGATTACCGCAAGCTCGTCCGGATGGGGACCGGGGAGATCGCCCGGTTCATGGAGGAAAGCGAGTACGAACGCGAGATGAACGCCCTGGGCTCGCGCCACTCCGGGGTCGACCTCATCGAGTACGCGTTGACCCGGAACATGGCGAAGCACTTCGAGGACCTGCTGTCGTGGTCGGAGGGGCAACTCTACGATTACGTCGCCAGGTACCTCCGGAAGTTCGACGCCTGGAACGTCAAGACGGCGCTTCGGGGGATCTACTCCGAGGCGGACGCCGAGGCCATCGAGGCCGACTTCATCCGGGCGGGCGAACTCACCGAGGAGGATCTCGATCAGCTGGCGACGGCGGAGTCGATCGAGGGCGTCATCGAACGACTGGAAGGGACGATCTTCCAGGAGCCCCTCGAGGATGCATTCGAGGAGTTCGAGGGGACGGGACTGCTGGTTCCCCTGGAGAACGCCGTCGACCGGACGTTCTACGAGGCGCTGCTCGCCGGACTTCCGGACACCGCAGAGACGGGCAGTGCGATCGGCTACTATCTCGAGTTCCTCCGGGCCGAGATCGACTTCCGGAACCTCCGGAACGCGTTGCGACTGGTCCGGACTGGCGCGGACATGGATCCCGCCGAGTACTACATCGAGGGTGGCCAACTCTTCGATGCGGCGGAGGTTCGCCAGCTCGTCGAGAACGAGGAGCAGTTGCTCGATCACATTCGTGAGAGTCAGTACGGTAGCGAGCTGTCGTCGGCGCTCGATGCGCTGGATTCGGCGGAGGAGTTGATCGGCTTCGAGCACGCCATCGACGCGGCGTTGCTCGAATACGCCGACCGGCTGTCCTATCGGTATCCGGTGTCGATCACGGCGGTGCTTTCGTACGTCCTCGCGAAGGAACGTGAGATAGACAACATCCGGGCGATCGCCCGCGGCACCGAGAGTGGCCTCTCGCCCGAGGAGATCCAGCGGGAGCTGGTGATGCTATGA
- a CDS encoding V-type ATP synthase subunit F, with amino-acid sequence MSKEIAVIGSADFTTGFQLAGIRTFATISEDPETEEVDEAVTTMLEDDDVGIVVMHDPDLEHLSRSVRERVETSVDPVLVTLGGGAGSGGLRDQIKRAVGIDLMEED; translated from the coding sequence ATGAGCAAAGAGATCGCAGTCATCGGCAGTGCGGATTTCACGACCGGGTTCCAGCTGGCTGGCATCCGGACGTTCGCCACCATCTCCGAGGATCCCGAGACCGAGGAGGTCGACGAGGCGGTCACGACGATGCTCGAAGACGACGACGTCGGCATCGTCGTGATGCACGATCCGGACCTGGAACACCTCTCGCGGTCCGTCCGCGAGCGCGTCGAGACGAGTGTCGATCCGGTGTTGGTGACGCTCGGCGGCGGAGCCGGGAGTGGCGGATTGCGCGACCAGATCAAACGTGCGGTCGGTATCGACCTGATGGAGGAAGACTAA
- a CDS encoding ATP synthase subunit A has translation MSQATTSDVREDGVIESVSGPVVTATGLQARMNDVVRVGREGLMGEIIEIEGDLTTIQVYEETSGVAPGGPVESTGAPLSVDLGPGLLDNIYDGVQRPLEGLEEKMNSAFLDRGVDAPGIDIEKTWEFTPEVEAGEEVTAGDIVGTVPETESIDHKVMVPPDYDGGEVIDTKKGNFTVEETVVELDTGEEIQMRQEWPVRQARPAGDKETPTDPLVTGQRILDGLFPVAKGGTAAIPGPFGSGKTVTQHQLAKWADADIVVYVGCGERGNEMTEVIEDFPELEDPVTGKPLMSRTSLIANTSNMPVAARESSVYTGITMAEYYRDMGYDVALMADSTSRWAEALREISSRLEEMPGEEGYPAYLGARLSEFYERAGYYQNANGTEGSVTVVGAVSPPGGDFSEPVTQNTLRIVKTFWALDADLADRRHFPAINWDESYSLYRDQLDPWFEAEVADDWAEIRQWVIDVLDEESDLQEIVQLVGQDALPADQQLTLEVARYIRESYLQQNALHDVDTYCEPEKTYRMMEAIRTFNDEAFDALDAGVPVDEITDIDAAPRLNRIGTTEEYDEFVAELEDDIESQLRGTYQ, from the coding sequence ATGAGTCAAGCGACAACGTCCGACGTCCGTGAAGACGGCGTCATCGAGAGCGTGAGCGGTCCCGTCGTCACGGCGACGGGCCTGCAGGCCCGGATGAACGACGTGGTTCGCGTCGGTCGGGAGGGCCTGATGGGAGAGATCATCGAGATCGAAGGTGACCTGACGACGATCCAGGTGTACGAGGAGACCTCCGGCGTCGCGCCGGGCGGCCCCGTCGAGAGTACGGGTGCGCCGCTATCGGTCGACCTCGGCCCTGGACTGCTGGACAACATCTACGACGGCGTCCAGCGCCCCCTCGAAGGGCTCGAAGAGAAGATGAACTCGGCATTCCTCGACCGTGGGGTCGACGCCCCCGGGATCGACATCGAGAAGACCTGGGAGTTCACCCCCGAGGTCGAGGCAGGCGAGGAGGTCACCGCCGGCGACATCGTCGGGACCGTTCCAGAGACCGAGAGCATCGACCACAAGGTGATGGTGCCGCCCGACTACGACGGCGGCGAGGTCATCGACACCAAGAAAGGGAACTTCACCGTCGAGGAGACGGTCGTCGAACTCGATACCGGCGAGGAGATCCAGATGCGCCAGGAGTGGCCGGTCCGGCAGGCCCGGCCCGCCGGCGACAAGGAGACGCCGACCGATCCGCTGGTGACGGGCCAACGCATCCTCGACGGCCTCTTCCCCGTCGCGAAGGGCGGGACGGCCGCGATTCCGGGGCCCTTCGGCTCCGGGAAGACAGTCACCCAGCACCAGCTCGCCAAGTGGGCCGACGCGGACATCGTCGTCTACGTCGGGTGTGGCGAGCGTGGCAACGAGATGACCGAGGTCATCGAGGACTTCCCGGAGCTCGAGGACCCGGTGACCGGCAAGCCGCTGATGAGCCGGACGAGTCTGATCGCCAACACCTCGAACATGCCCGTCGCGGCGCGTGAATCGTCGGTGTACACCGGCATCACGATGGCCGAGTACTATCGGGACATGGGTTACGACGTCGCGCTGATGGCCGACTCCACCTCGCGGTGGGCCGAGGCCCTCCGGGAGATCTCCTCGCGGCTCGAGGAGATGCCCGGCGAGGAGGGGTATCCCGCCTATCTCGGGGCTCGCCTCAGCGAGTTCTACGAGCGTGCGGGGTACTATCAGAACGCCAATGGCACCGAGGGATCGGTCACCGTGGTCGGTGCCGTCTCGCCGCCCGGCGGTGACTTCTCGGAGCCGGTCACCCAGAACACGTTGCGGATCGTCAAGACGTTCTGGGCGCTGGACGCCGACCTGGCCGATCGCCGGCACTTCCCGGCGATCAACTGGGACGAATCGTACTCGCTGTATCGCGATCAGCTCGACCCGTGGTTCGAGGCGGAGGTCGCCGACGACTGGGCCGAGATCCGCCAGTGGGTCATCGACGTTCTCGACGAGGAAAGTGACCTCCAGGAGATCGTCCAGCTGGTCGGGCAGGACGCGTTGCCGGCCGACCAGCAGCTCACCCTGGAGGTCGCCCGGTACATCCGGGAGTCATATCTCCAGCAAAACGCGCTCCACGACGTCGACACCTACTGTGAGCCCGAGAAGACCTACCGCATGATGGAGGCGATCCGGACGTTCAACGACGAGGCCTTCGACGCGCTGGACGCGGGCGTCCCGGTCGACGAGATCACGGACATCGACGCCGCGCCGCGGCTCAACCGGATCGGGACGACCGAGGAGTACGACGAGTTCGTCGCCGAGCTCGAAGACGACATCGAATCCCAGCTCAGGGGGACCTACCAATGA